A segment of the Elaeis guineensis isolate ETL-2024a chromosome 6, EG11, whole genome shotgun sequence genome:
TCGATGCCTGTATCATAAGCCTTTCTTGATGAAATTCTAGTATAAAATTCCTTTCTCCATTAGAGGATAGACGAGAACACTGATATCATACATCATTATTCCACACTATTTATCTTTTTGCGGGATATCTTGTGATTTTTCTTTAAACTGCTTGGTTTGCTCAGATCCAACTGAATAGTATCTGTTTGGTTGGGAATATTTATCAAACATTTTAGATTCGTCCTGATAGTTAAACATACAATGCATCCCCGAAGATATGATTTTTGGCTTATCTCTCTCCTATATTGGTATTGAATAAGATTGAGATGAGCTCTGGAATTTCATCGGATTGTCTGACTGTTGATCGACAAGCTTGTTCCATTTTTTTGTTTGTATCACTGAATTGAATTAGTTGGTTTTATAGCTTGGCTGGTGTGAGCAGATGATCATTGGCTGGTTATGTTTCTTTCTGCACGGGTCTGGCTACCTCATCTTTTTGTGATTTATCGGACCTTGTTTCAATGTTTGTTAGGTCCCTGTTGGGAGGGCTACCCTTGGACGCATCATTAATGTTATCGGTGAACCAATTGATGAGAAGGGTGAAATAAGTAAGACTACGCGGATCTGTTCAATATTTCTCATTTGTGATGGGAACAGTCATTTTTCTAATTGTTATTTCTAATAACTCTCTTTCTGTTCATAAATAGCGACCAGTCACTTCCTTCCCATCCATCGTGAGGCACCTGCTTTTGTTGAGCAGGCGACTGAACAGCAGATTCTTGTTACTGGAATTAAGGTATGGTTTTTCTTCCTCAAGCTCACTTTTTATTGATGTGctttttaatttcagatggtGGATTATCAGAAGTTTAGGTTTGATATTCTATCCTAATCAATGTGTTGTGTGTTTTTTTGCTGCTATCCACAGGTTGTTGATCTTCTGGCACCATATCAGAGGGGAGGAAAGATTGGACTGTTTGGTGGTGCTGGTGTTGGAAAAACTGTACTTATTATGGAATTGATCAACAATGTTGCTAAAGCTCATGGTTTGTTTTAAGAGTGTTCATCCatcgaaattttgatttaaaattattgcaTTCATTAAATTTCTTTCTGCCAGGTGGTTTCTCTGTCTTCGCTGGTGTCGGAGAACGTACTCGTGAGGGCAATGACTTGTACAGGGAAATGATTGAGAGTGGTGTTATTAAGCTTGGTGACAAGCAGGTCACTGTCACATTTTCAATTTTGTTCTATGTTCAtgcattatttttttctcttttgaggCCTGCAATTCTCAGTTAGTGGTTCTGGATGGCAGGGTGAGAGCAAGTGCGCCCTTGTGTATGGGCAAATGAATGAGCCTCCAGGTGCTCGTGCACGTGTTGGTTTGACTGGTTTGACAGTTGCTGAGCACTTTCGAGATGCTGAAGGACAAGATGTGCTTCTCTTTATAGACAACATTTTCAGGTTTACCCAGGTAAGCTTGCAGGAAATTGAAGTTGCTGAAGTCTGTTCCTGGTATTGCATCTCAATGATTGTGGCCTAGTTTCACATATTCTCATAAATTATTCAGGCGAACTCTGAAGTGTCTGCGTTGCTTGGTCGTATCCCATCTGCCGTCGGTTACCAACCAACTCTTGCTACTGATCTTGGAGGGCTGCAAGAACGTATCACAACAACAAAGAAGGGTTCCATTACCTCAGTGCAAGCTATTTATGTGCCTGCTGATGACTTGACAGATCCAGCTCCAGCAACTACCTTTGCCCATCTTGATGCTACAACTGTGTTGTCCCGACAGGTTTGTTTACGTAGATGTTCTTGTAACATATTTCTAAAGTTATTTTTTCCATGTCGAAAGGTTCTTTTCCTAACTCGGTTCGTTTTCCCTGAATAGATTTCTGAGCTTGGTATCTATCCTGCTGTTGATCCTCTAGACTCCACATCTAGAATGCTTTCACCACATGTATTAGGAGAAGAGCACTATAACACTGCTCGTGGTGTTCAGAAGGTTCTTCAGAATTATAAGAATCTCCAGGATATTATTGCAATTTTGGGAATGGATGAGCTCAGTGAAGATGACAAATTGACAGTGGCTCGTGCTCGAAAGATTCAACGGTTCCTAAGCCAGCCTTTCCATGTTGCTGAAGTTTTCACAGGTGCACCTGGAAAGTATGTTGAATTGAAAGAGAGTGTCAACAGCTTCCAGGTGAGTAAAACATTTTAATAGGAATGCAAACCATTTGTTGTTTATAACCATATATTGGGCAAAGGACATGTcaggattataaaatttaattgagaaaaattttaaactagTGTTCACTTATGCACATGCACATTTCATGTTCTGCATTCTAGTGGCTTACAGTTTACCATTTCATCTTGTCAATTGTCTGCATGTAATTCTTTTAACAAGCTGAAGTGGTAAATAAAGTGACAATGGGAGCATGTTGCAGAAGCTGTTTTCATATTCTGCATGGGCTATTTTATTTTGTTATAGGTGGACCTAAATCTGGTTCACATTTGACCATGCTTGTCCAATGTTGTAATCGTTTTAATTGTTTTTCCCATGTGTTTCATCTGCAATACATACTGTCTAAATAAGTTGCAGATTGGTgctgtttttttcttttcaatctcatATGAAATCTCCCTGTTTTCATATTATGCTATTTTTGCTGGTTTTCTGTTTAATCATAAAAGTGAGCCACAGAGGTAGTTTGTATTGCAAAATGAACTTTCTGAAGCAAGCCACACAGATGAGTACAACACTCTATGCTTCTGTACTGTTTTCAattattggatgcacttgattaTGATGAGAAATTTTAGTCATTATCAATGATATTTAAATATTGAACATAGCTGGAGTTGAATTATGCAGCCTCACTGAAAAAAAAGAATTATGCAGCAGTTAGCGAAACATTATTAGCATAAAGGTGTATAGGTGTTATAGTTGTGAGCTTCTGTCTGTAATCTTTACTCCATTTTTTTATCGGTCCCTTAGCATTATAGGACAATGCACTATGTTTGTCCGTTTTCTGCAATCTCAGGAATGGTTCTGCTGTAATTTTGTTAACTTGGTATATAATATCATTCATCACTCTTCAATATGGAGTAAATAACTGAAGTTGCTTTCTCTTTGTATGACTAGTTTGAGAATGCCAAAGAGAGAGGGGATCTAGTTCTGAAACCATTCAAATTGTATCATTTCATTGCCATTCTCAATTCATAGCTGATATTTCCACCAACAGCTATGCTAGTGCTAGCATAGAACTGTGTTGTTTTATGTAGTTATTGATGCTTCATCTTCTACTAACCATAAAGGCAGATGTGCTGATGAAGAATCAGTTTGAATTATGGTTGCTACTCTGATACATGCTCTTATACAACCATGAAGCAAGACATAATTGCTGCTCTATAGCACAGCTCATAGTCTGTCAATTATCTATCCTTAAAAGAGTAATGGGTCATGTTTTGGTTGAGATGGTTCAGTTTTGTCAATTGCATGATCTATTTCTGTCAAGTGTCTTGTATTTTTCTCTGCAGTGCTCTTTCTGAAATTGATTGTCATTGATGCACTATCAGTGCTTAGAATTTTCTGTTAGTGCACTCTTTATCTTGTTTTTCAGGGTGTTTTGGATGGAAAGTATGATGACCTTCCTGAGCAATCATTTTACATGGTTGGAGGCATTGAGGAAGTCATTGCTAAGGCCGAGAAGATTGCCAAGGAGTCTGCCACATGATAGAGTgttcttttttctatttaataATGAAAGTGATGCAGCTGATGATGACTTTACCCCAAAAAAGGGTTGTTGTATTTTTGAGGTCAACACTTTTGCTTTTTATGTTTTGTTGATGATGGTAGGATTTATGGTTTTTTAGAAAAGAGCCAGTGTCTGCTCGTTTGGGATTTTTTCTGCCCAATAAAAAAATGCAGAGAGTTGTTTCTCCTTCCATCACTTTGGTTTTTGGGTATTCGTGCTTCATAGATGCTGTTTCGTTTATGTTGGATACTACTAGTGGCTGGATCGTTTGCTGCCTTTTACTGGCAGTAGGCAAGTGTCCTCCTTTTGCTCATTCTTTCGAGTGCGCCATCCTTGCGTTGTGGATCCTTTATAAAGCGAATCTGGCATATAGCCTTCATCCAAAATATGGTAGTGTCATCTGGTTCAAGTCTTTTCAATCTTCGGGTCTTATCAAAATACACACTTCTATCTTTTGTGCCGTGCATGTAATGTACTGCTCTTTGCGCTTGATAAGCTGAAACTATTGTTCGTGACCTCGGGGATTGAGCTTTTTATCCCGCAGTTTCTTGTCATGGCTACTATCAAGATGAAATCGTACACGGCCTGGATGTGGAAGATCATACGACCAAAAAATTATGTTAGTGGCAGCTGCTTGACCATGCAACTGAGGTGTACCACAGTACCTGGGCTGCTCATAGTTCTGTATGCGCTCTTGCCTCTTGGTTAAACGCTGACTTCTTCTAAAAAACATCTGTGAATGTGTGGGCTTCTACCACCAGTTTGTCAGCGAAGTGACGCTTAGCCATTCAAGCAGGTGGGATTTTCCAGTCTTATTTCAACATTTTGCTTCAAAATAGAAGGGAAAACGAAAAATCCCAAATAAATTTCAGGTCTGATCTAGGAATTTACTTGATAAATGGAAGAGCTATGATAAACAAAGCTTTAAATTTTGGCCTGACTGGTCTCTGCCTTTGATGATATAATCTCATTGGCCATGATAATctctgatcataatttttttttcctcccattATGTGGTGAATTTCCAAAGCAAGCTCTTAACGCTCTTAAAACATCATAATGGCATTGTTTTAGTTACTAGATTTTCttgtctttttagaaaaatagaaaaacaagAAAGTCTACCAACGAAATTTTGTTGTATTTGTTCACAGCATATATAAATTAGAGCAAATGGGTTAAGTTCTTCTTATGATCCTATCTCTTTGTTTGAAATAAACTACttcatcatacaaaataatttccagattagattttttaaaaaagcttcacttatttttcaaatatttattttatttctataatataaagactattttttttaaagtatttgATAGGTTAAAATGAAATATTCAGTGCAGACATGAGCTTTTATTGTAGTTAACTTTCCTCGGACACGTGCTTCCCATGTTTGCAGTATTAGTCCACGCACAACGGTATGATCCAACTCTGGCCTTCGGTCTCCCAGCAGTTAAGCTCTCACGCAGCGTCTTCTACGGATGCCCGCACGAATACTAAAGCGAACTCCATACCGCAAGGGGGAGTCAACtgtgaaaattttgaaatagCGTATCCCCCGGGCTTAGAGATCTCGTTTCTAAAAAGGACCTATATTCATTGATATTTACGAAAACAGCAACCCATCAAGTAACCCCCGTTCCCAACCCGGGCCAGCCGGTGACCGGAAAACATGTCCCATCCGTCCATTTCAAAATAAACGGACGAAATCAAAtgggatgaaaaatattttaaaaagtgCCATCATTTAACGCTTCCCTTTGATAGGGCCTGTTCAAAATCTTTATTTAATTCAGATATACGTTCCAAACCACAGCCTTCTACTCTTCTATTCTCCTCCCACCCCATCTCGATCTCGTCCTCCTCCCGATCTCTCTCCGATCGCCGCCAGTGGGACCCATCAGTCCGAGCTTCTTCGCccgctctctctcttcccttctccCAACTGTCGCCGTTGAGATCTGTTTCCTTCTCCAAATCGCGTATGTTTTCTTCTCCTAATTTCTACCAACTATTCGGCTTTTCGTAGGTCTTTCTTTTTTTGACGAATTTTTGTCTCGgatttcttttttgatgaattcgTCGAGGGTTTTGTTTCCTGGTCGGTAGATCTTTCTAGGGTTTCTCTAGGATTTGTTGTTTGATGAATTTCTCTTCTTGTTGATATCATAAACTGATCGCGCTAGAATAATGATGGAAGTTTTAAGGTGTGTTATTTTTCTTGAGTTCTTTTGGTGCTGGTTGAATTCATTGGAGTAATTTGGGCTGCTGATAGAAAGCGTTCATTTAGCTAAGCAGATGTGTTTGCCTAGTGAAATTACTTATTTGTTGCGTGAATTAAATATGGACCATGACTTAGAACTATCGCAAGAAATTAGCTGATTAAATACTTAGTTTGCTAtctgattttataaattaatggTATTGGCTTCTTTTTTTATGTCTTTTTACAGTAGTATTTACTTGATTTAAGATCATGCAAATTATCTTTTACTAAGATTTTATTGAATAGATGAAGGGCAGAGTCCTTGCCAATGTACTGGTATTGTTTTCTTTTGTATGTTCCGTGGTGGTGAATTTGCGATCACAGAATACAGAATCCAATTAAAAGATTCGCTTCCATGTAATTTTTAATCATGAAGTTTAAAGCTTTTCTAAACATGTAAGATGAAGAGAAGAAATTACACAGGATGTTTAAAAGAGCGATATTACTGCATGTAGTCTAGAAGTACAGAAATAGGCGGGCCTGTTAAAAGTTCGTCAAGAAAACACATCAAGCAAATCATCTCTTCTTTTTGGATATAAGTAGTTACATTAAGAGCTCATGAAATGTGTGGTGGGCATTCTGCTCAGGAAAAGTTATAAGTAAGTGGTGTTGGTGGATGTTTCAACGATTTTCCCTCCCTTTGGATGGAATTTTTTAGGCtttaaaggaagaaaaagaaacgtcTGTGCAAGAAAATAAAGGAGTAGAAAGCTGTTAAAATATGAATGTTGCAAATCAAATATATGAGTTTCTTATCCTCATCAGAAGATCACTCTTCTGTAAACATATTTAAAAGTATAAGAAATAACagtcaaaaataaatcaaatgtaTACCTATTTCATCACCTCATGTTATTGTTCGCTAATGTTCTAGTTTTTTCTTCTCAAAATGCTATCTTAAATATGAAGTTTTCTTGCAGGAAAATCATTTTTTTTCGCTATGGCTAGTCTCGTAAGCGATCAGCTTTTGCAGATGGAAACAACATGTGGATCTCTTCTATATGAGCTTCAGGTTTCTCCAAAGTTTCTGATATCTATTATACGAAATGACTACTTCTGTTTCTTCTCTGCTACTAAAGTTTCATTGGGTCGAACATATAGGCAAAtggaaaagttatcatgatctttTTTCCTATGTTAATCATAGACTATCTCTGATGTGACATGGCTTAGAGTGCAAGATCATCACCGACCACGTTTATTGCATTATGCGGACTGGGCTTGTGATAGTTAAGTGGTAGAACAAGCCACAAATAGTCGGTCTGGTGTAATTGATTTTGAGGACATTGGAACTAGTTTGAAGGTTTTGGCATTACTAACTCTGTCAACATCTTCTTTTCTGGTTTATGAATGTGATTTCAGATGATATGGGATGAGGTTGGTGAATCTGATGCTGAAAGAGATAAACTGCTACTTGAGCTAGAACAGGAATGCCTAGAGGTTTATAGAAGAAAAGTTGACCAGGCAAACAGGTGCAGAGCTCAGCTGCGGCAAGCCATTGCTGATGCAGAAGCAGAGCTTGCGGCCATCTGTTCTGCAATGGGTGAGCGACCAGTGCATATCAGGCAGGTTTGTTCCACTCCAGCAACCTTCGATGGCAATTTTTGGATAGCTTGAACAGGATTTCTTTAAACCTCTACTTGTGTCAAAATCTCATATACTCTTTCTCCTCTGGTGTTTAATTATATCCTTAAATTTAGTAGAGAGAGAGAAACCTTGAAAGTTGAGTAACCATCTCACTTTCATTTTAAGATGATTAAGTTATGGCCAGAACACCCATATACATGCTCTGAGTTCCAGTAAAAAATTTAACATAGGTGGCAAATAGTTTCTTTTAGTCTTACTAATCTGGTTAATGTTGTCAGTCCAATCAGAAGGCTGGAAGTTTAAAAGAAGAGCTTAAGGAAATTATCCCTCAGTTAGAGGAAATGCGAAAGAGAAAGAACGATAGATGGAATCAATTTCTTGAAGTTATTGAGCAAATACGAAGGATTTCAATTGAGATCAGGCCAGCAGAGTATACTCCATCCAAGGTGGCTATGGATGAATCCGATCTATCCACAAGAAGGCTTGAAGAATTGCACAGACAGCTACAGTCCTTTCAGAAGGAAAAGGTGGGAGCTATCTACAAAGTCACCGTTCTTTTTAAAGTAATCATTTTAGAAAGTACAGTTGTTGCCTATCCTTATTCCTATATAACCAAGTTTCCTTTGCTACAGACTGATCGCCTGAAGCAGGTGATGGACCATCTAAATACTTTGAATTCATTATGTCTTGTACTGGGTATAGATTTCAGACAGACTGTTCATGAAGTACACCCTAGTCTTGATGAGACTGAAGGGTCAAAGAATTTTAGCAATGACACAATTGAAAGTCTGGCCTCTGCAATACAGAGATTGCGAGAGGTTAAGATCCAAAGAATGCAGAAGGTAAGTTATATGGTCAAGTGACCTTTTACTATTGGATTATTTTGGTTACTTAAAACTCCAAGCTGTGGCAGCTTCAAGATCTTGCAAGCACTATGTTGGAACTGTGGAATTTGATGGATACACCAGTTGAAGAGCAACAGTTGTTTCAGAATGTAACATGTAACATAGCTGCTTCAGAACATGAAATTACTGAGCCCAACACTCTTTCAATGGACTTCATCAATTATGTAAGTAACTGAAGAGGAAAACATAAGATTTTCTTCTTTTCCCCCTGACCATCAGTATATGTTGGGTTTAGGATAAGATCTATAGAAGGAAAACATCTGTGATGCAGGTGGAGGCAGAAGTTTTGAGGCTTGAGCAGCTGAAAGCTAGCAAGATGAAAGAGTTAGTATTGAAGAAGAAAACAGAACTGGAGGAGCTTCGTCGTCGCACCCATCTAGTTGCTGAAGCAAGCAGTGAAACAGAATTTGCAATTGAAGCTATTGAGGCTGGTAAGAATTTGCTCAATGTTTGGTGACAGGGTTTCAAGATGGCGCATAAAATTCCTCATGCATCTAATAAGACAACTTTACGTTCTGATCTTTTCCATTGCCTGTTTCAGGTGCCGTTGATCCCTCTTTAATGTTGGAGCAGATTGAGGTTCAAGTTTCAAAAGTTAAAGAGGAAGCTTTTAGCAGGAAGGATATACTTGAGAAGGTTGAAAAATGGTTCGCTGCACGTGATGAAGAGTCCTGGCTGGAGGAATACAACAGGGTTGGACGTTTGATCATTTTGTGAGCTCTTCGCACTCCATCCTCCAACAGCTTACATGTCTGTATGATTGTTCACAGGATGAGAACCGCTACAGTGCTGTAAGGGGTGCCCATCTTATGCTCAAGCGTGCTGAAAAAGCCCGTGCTTTGGTTAATAAGATTCCAGGTTGACCTCTAATTCAGTTGAATTCAGTCTCAAGAAGTTTAATTCTGTCCAGCAGTAAATTTTACAAGGTATGATTAGTTATTGTTTGTATCTTGAGCAGCAATGGTGGATGCTTTGGCTGCCAAAATTACAGCATGGGAGAATGATAGGGGATCGAGTTCACATATGATGGTGTAAGCTTTTCTTATGTGATCGAGTTTCATTTTTTCAGTTTTACAATGGATCCTTCACTCTTTCCATCTTTGGGAACACTTGGAGTCTGAGAAAATGATTGAAGGAAAGGACACCACCAAATTTGGACTTATGTCTCCTCTTTAGCTTCATCTgaactttctttttctctctttgtaCCTCTTCAGATCTTATTTCCTTTTGTACATGTACTAATAAAATTAAGGTGGGGAAGTACCTTCCTCCACATTCCATCAAAAAACAAAAACAGTGAGAGGGAAATGAATTTATATAAATCCATTGTTgaattgatttttattcttgcagTTTCGTCTG
Coding sequences within it:
- the LOC140858501 gene encoding ATP synthase subunit beta, mitochondrial-like is translated as MASRRVLSSLLRSSPRRSPAPKSAFPTPRISYPPPISRPSPAGFLLSRAVEYATAAAVKAPPSPPSPAKATGGPSGKITDEFTGAGAIGSVCQVIGAVVDVRFDEGLPPILTALEVLDNSIRLVLEVAQHLGENMVRTIAMDGTEGLVRGQRVLNTGSPITVPVGRATLGRIINVIGEPIDEKGEITTSHFLPIHREAPAFVEQATEQQILVTGIKVVDLLAPYQRGGKIGLFGGAGVGKTVLIMELINNVAKAHGGFSVFAGVGERTREGNDLYREMIESGVIKLGDKQGESKCALVYGQMNEPPGARARVGLTGLTVAEHFRDAEGQDVLLFIDNIFRFTQANSEVSALLGRIPSAVGYQPTLATDLGGLQERITTTKKGSITSVQAIYVPADDLTDPAPATTFAHLDATTVLSRQISELGIYPAVDPLDSTSRMLSPHVLGEEHYNTARGVQKVLQNYKNLQDIIAILGMDELSEDDKLTVARARKIQRFLSQPFHVAEVFTGAPGKYVELKESVNSFQGVLDGKYDDLPEQSFYMVGGIEEVIAKAEKIAKESAT